The region TAAATCCTCTGGCGTCTTAGCAAAGCGACCTAAATAGCCTAAATAGTAGCTGCTTATGCCCCCCAAGGTATTACCAACACTGGCAGTCACCAGCAGTGCAAGCCAGGTTTCTGGTTGATCCGTGAGTAAGGCCACAAGTAAAACTTCTGAACCTCCTGGTAACAAAGTTGCCGCTAAAAAAGCCCCGCTGAACATTAACCACAATGCAGTCATTTACTTTACCTAATGATATCTATAGTGTTTTACTAGCTAAACTCGTAACATAAAAATGAGTTAACAAGCTGTTGAATTTCAACATGCAATCAACAAGTCGAAAAAATGATATAAGTTATATTAAAAACGGTTTGTTCCGATGTGAATCGCTCAATACAATTCGAAAATATATTACATAAAGACTGTAATTAGGCTTGCTTAAAATAGTCTGAAGTCAGTGGTTGAACCAAGTAAATACCGCCAACGTAATGAATACCAGCAATGACTATCTGATGGCTTAAGCCAATTTGAATAAGGTTATTGAAATAATAATCCCCCTGCGAATAACTGCAGGCAAGTATAATAATTAATTGGAACCTTGATGATTTTTCAAACCTTAAAACGAATTCCTTTTTGGCAAAAAGTATTAGCAGGCTTTGCGCTTGGTACCATAGCAGGTATTGCTTTAGGTGAAAGTGCAATAATGCTAAAGCCCCTTGGCGATTTGTTTATTAGCGCCATTAAGATGCTGGTTGCACCATTAGTATTTTGCGCCATCGTTGTCAGCATTACCTCATTAGGCTCACAAGCTAATTTGAAGCGTTTAAGCTTTAAAACTTTGGGCATGTTTATGTTCACTGGCACCATGGCTTCCTTCATCGGCTTAGCCATTGGTAGCTCATTTGATATGGGCGGTACCTTGGAGCTTGCCACCACTGAAGTACGTGACCGTGATATACCAGGTTTTGCCCAAGTATTACTAAACATGATCCCAGTAAACCCTTTTGCATCTTTAGCGGAAGGCAAAGTACTACAAATTATTGTGTTTGCAGCACTGGTAGGCATCGCGATTAATGCTGTAGGCGAAAAAGCAGCTCCACTAAAGAACACCATTGAAGCAGGCGCTGAAGTAATGTTCGAATTAACCCGCATGGTATTAAAACTCACCCCTATCGGAGTGTTTGGTTTAATGGCTTGGGTTGTTGGTGAATATGGCCTGTCAACATTACTGCCATTAGGTAAGTTTATTGTGGCTATTTATGTGGCTGCATTAATTCATATTATTTTTGTTTATGGCGGTTTAGTTAAGTTTGCAGCGGGCCTAAGCCCTGTACAATTTTTCCGTAAAGCAATGCCTGCTCAACTAGTGGCATTTAGCACCGCATCAAGTTTTGGCACCTTACCAGCAAGTAGCAAATGTACTGAGTCTATGGGTGTATCAAAGCGTTATAGCGCCTTTGTATTGCCATTAGGTGCTACCATGAATATGGACGGTTGTGGTGGTATTTACCCTGCTATCGCCGCAATCTTTATTGCGCAAATTTATGGTATCCCACTGGATATGACTGATTACATGCTCATTGCAGTCACAGCTACTGTGGCTTCAGTTGGTACAGCTGGTGTTCCAGGTAGTGCTATGGTGATGCTATCAGTCACTTTGGGGGTTGTGGGTTTACCCCTTGAAGGAATCGCCTTTATTGCAGCGATTGATCGCGTTATCGATATGATCCGCACCGCGACAAATGTCACAGGTGACATGATGACGGCTGTGGTTATTGGTAAGAGTGAAGGTCAATTTGATGAACAACAATTTTACTCAGATGAAAAAATTGTAGAGCAAACAACGTAACGAATTGGGTAAAGCTAACTCAGTCTTATTGAAGATACTGATAAACAAAAGCCAACTCACTGAGTTGGCTTTTTAATTTTACTAGCTATCTATATTTCGGCTAGTGATGTGATTATTATTAATTAGAACTTAGCATTAGCCCACAACCACACTTTATCAGTATCCACTTTACCAGCAGCAAGATCACCTGCTGAATAAGCAGCGTATTTAACCCCTAAAGTATAATTTTTAGTGACTGGTACGCTGAACACTGCATCAATTTCAGAACCTAAATCATCAACCAAAGCACTCGATTTATCCGCTTCAAACTCGTGATAAACCAGCGCCCATTTACCACCAATAATCTTACCGCCAATTGACGCATAAAGATCGGCTAAGCCTTGTTTAGGGGTTGATAAAAACTGATCTGACCAACCATTAAAACCATGAAGTGTCGCTAACGGGGTTTGGAAACCATAGTCGCCGCCATCAGAACCTAATACTTCATAACCCACTTTGAAAGTTATTCCGAAGAAGCCCACTCCGCCTTCAATACTCATATAATCAGCAGAATATGATTGCCCTGCTGTATCTGAATCCTGGGTGGCGTACTCCGCTGTATATAAAACCTTGATATCACCAACATCGGTATTACCCGCAAAACGCAGACCGTAGGTATCTAGTCCATTTGAAGTTTCTATATCTTCTTCTAATAAATAACCATAACCACTTAAAGTACCAAAGCCCGTTTTTAGTGACGCATTGATCAGGTTATCTTTTGCATCGATATCTTTTTCTTCTGCAAAGATACGATTACGTTGACTGATATAGCCGTAGTCAATTTTAAATACATCATTAAATTTGTACTCTAACATCACCCCATCGAAGGTCTGCCTATCTTGACGCCAGCCCACATGACCCACAAAGCGTTGGTTATCGAAGGTAATAACTTGACGGCCAGCTTTTGCACTGAACCCTTCGTAATCATACTTTAGAAAAAACTGATCTAATTCGGTTGTTTCAGGATCGGCAATCACCGAATACTCAGGGTTCTTACCTAAGGTGTTGTTATAGTCGTCTACACCGGCAACGACTCGAGAATCTTCGAATTCAACCGTTGACGAAAAACCATAGTAATCAGCTGTGGCATAAGTCAGTCGAGTGCGAAGCGTTAATCCATCAGCATCCTTTAAGGCGTTATCTTGCTCAACCATTTCATAGCGAAGATTCAAGTCGACCTTAACACTGCCTTGGGTGACCGCATCAGCAACGGACTTGGTCGTTTCAGCATGAGCCGAGCCCATGGCCAACAAGGTTAATGATAGCGGCGCCGCAAGGCTTACTATCGATTTGGTTAATTTGCTATTAATCAATGCAGCAAGTTGGTTCTGTTTCATCATCTTTCCTTTTATATTTATAACTAAATTGTTCCATGCATCAGTGTTAAACCGCTTCAGCCTGTTCATCTGATGTAGTTAATGATTTACTAATATTAATAGGCTCAACTTTGCGCTGTTTCTCATAAAGAAACTTCAGTACTTCGGCCCGCAAACGGTTGTATTCAGGAGCTTCTGCTAGCGCCAGACGATCTCTTGGGCGGGGTAAATCAACTGCAAGAATTTCACCCACTGTTGCTTCAGGGCCATTGGTCATCATCACAATTTTATCTGACAGTAATACTGCTTCATCCACGTCATGGGTGATCATGATGACGGTATTATTGAGCTCCAGTTGGATTTCCATTAACGAGTCTTGCATATGGGCTCGGGTCAAAGCATCGAGCGCCCCAAAAGGCTCATCCATCAATAACACTTCAGGTTCCATCGCTAAGGCTCTCGCTATGCCCACTCGTTGTTTCATACCTCCTGATATTTCACTGGGCAGTTTGTGCATCGCATGATCCATATGTACTAGGCTCAGGTTGTATTCAATCCATTGCTTCATTTCAGCTTTAGATTTAGCACCTTTAAACACTTGCTTTACTGCTAATTCGACATTTTGATATGAGGTTAACCAAGGCAATAAAGAGTGGTTTTGAAATACCACAGCTCGCTCGGGCCCTGGCTCTGAGACTTCAGTACTATTTAAAATCACCCCACCTTTGGTGGCTTGATATAGCCCTGCCACAATATTGAGTACGGTTGATTTACCACACCCAGAGTGACCAATAAGCGAGACAAACTCACCTTTATTAATTTTTAAATTGACTTCCTTTAGTGCCTTAAATGGCCCATTTGGGGTTGGGAAGTCCATGTCGATATTACTAATATCTAAAAATACACTCATAAGATTTATCCTTATTCCTCAACGAACACTTCAACCAGTTAGTGACTTTTTTCCCAGGAGAACCAACGCTGTAGTGCCAGTACGCCTCGATCTAATAAAAAGCCAATAAAGCCAATCACAATCACTGCTGCCATAATCCGTGAAAGAGATTCAGAACTGCCGTTTTGAAACTCATCCCAAACAAACTTTCCAAGCCCAGGGTTTTGCGCCAACATTTCAGCGGCAATTAACACCATCCATGCAACACTCAGGGATAAACGCATACCAGTAAAAATCAACGGTATTGATGCTGGTAGTACTATTTTTTGTACATGAGTTAACGGTGATAAGCGCAGCACCCGGCTGACATTGAGTAAGTCAGAATCAATGGATGCCACCCCAATTGAGGTATTGATGACCATGGGCCACAAACTACAGAGGGTGACGGTCAACATGGAGTTGATAAATGATTTAGAGAACATCGGATCAGGTGACACATATAACGCGCTCACGACCATGGTCACCAAAGGCAGCCATGCCAGTGGTGATACT is a window of Shewanella donghaensis DNA encoding:
- a CDS encoding ABC transporter ATP-binding protein; the protein is MSVFLDISNIDMDFPTPNGPFKALKEVNLKINKGEFVSLIGHSGCGKSTVLNIVAGLYQATKGGVILNSTEVSEPGPERAVVFQNHSLLPWLTSYQNVELAVKQVFKGAKSKAEMKQWIEYNLSLVHMDHAMHKLPSEISGGMKQRVGIARALAMEPEVLLMDEPFGALDALTRAHMQDSLMEIQLELNNTVIMITHDVDEAVLLSDKIVMMTNGPEATVGEILAVDLPRPRDRLALAEAPEYNRLRAEVLKFLYEKQRKVEPINISKSLTTSDEQAEAV
- a CDS encoding YqaA family protein → MTALWLMFSGAFLAATLLPGGSEVLLVALLTDQPETWLALLVTASVGNTLGGISSYYLGYLGRFAKTPEDLASKKYQHGLKLIEKYGYWALLLSWLPLIGDILCLLAGWLKLPIIPSTIMMLIGKTIRYSLIVAAFMLAW
- a CDS encoding dicarboxylate/amino acid:cation symporter — translated: MIFQTLKRIPFWQKVLAGFALGTIAGIALGESAIMLKPLGDLFISAIKMLVAPLVFCAIVVSITSLGSQANLKRLSFKTLGMFMFTGTMASFIGLAIGSSFDMGGTLELATTEVRDRDIPGFAQVLLNMIPVNPFASLAEGKVLQIIVFAALVGIAINAVGEKAAPLKNTIEAGAEVMFELTRMVLKLTPIGVFGLMAWVVGEYGLSTLLPLGKFIVAIYVAALIHIIFVYGGLVKFAAGLSPVQFFRKAMPAQLVAFSTASSFGTLPASSKCTESMGVSKRYSAFVLPLGATMNMDGCGGIYPAIAAIFIAQIYGIPLDMTDYMLIAVTATVASVGTAGVPGSAMVMLSVTLGVVGLPLEGIAFIAAIDRVIDMIRTATNVTGDMMTAVVIGKSEGQFDEQQFYSDEKIVEQTT
- a CDS encoding alginate export family protein: MKQNQLAALINSKLTKSIVSLAAPLSLTLLAMGSAHAETTKSVADAVTQGSVKVDLNLRYEMVEQDNALKDADGLTLRTRLTYATADYYGFSSTVEFEDSRVVAGVDDYNNTLGKNPEYSVIADPETTELDQFFLKYDYEGFSAKAGRQVITFDNQRFVGHVGWRQDRQTFDGVMLEYKFNDVFKIDYGYISQRNRIFAEEKDIDAKDNLINASLKTGFGTLSGYGYLLEEDIETSNGLDTYGLRFAGNTDVGDIKVLYTAEYATQDSDTAGQSYSADYMSIEGGVGFFGITFKVGYEVLGSDGGDYGFQTPLATLHGFNGWSDQFLSTPKQGLADLYASIGGKIIGGKWALVYHEFEADKSSALVDDLGSEIDAVFSVPVTKNYTLGVKYAAYSAGDLAAGKVDTDKVWLWANAKF